One Shewanella sp. MR-4 DNA window includes the following coding sequences:
- a CDS encoding ABC transporter permease: MFRYLLRRLNLFLATSLVMVGVLFYATGLFPVERTFALTGIHAPSESQLVQIEQDYKLDSNKAMQFIAYLQQRLSGNLGVSVTSHQSVAEELSSVLPASFELAVMAAVIAIGLGVPLGVLASQSQHKLTQNTIMAITLTGYSVPVFWLGLYLSLWFGVDLGWLPISGQLNLLYEIKPVTGFMLVDILLSDSEYRISAFKDALLHIVLPATTLAVLPFTVVVRSTRSAMMNVMNQTFIRAAEARGMHTNTIILRHALPNALIPVLKHLGLMLGAFASYAIVVEMIFSWPGVGSWLVSGIYQRDYTVIQGGILAVALLIIFLSILIEVLHTVFNPLSRKDLYASN; the protein is encoded by the coding sequence ATGTTCAGATACCTGTTACGGCGCCTCAATCTGTTTCTTGCCACTTCGCTAGTGATGGTCGGCGTGTTGTTTTATGCAACTGGCTTGTTTCCGGTTGAACGCACCTTCGCCCTCACAGGGATCCATGCACCATCAGAGAGCCAACTGGTGCAAATTGAGCAGGACTATAAGTTAGATAGCAATAAAGCCATGCAGTTCATTGCTTATTTACAGCAAAGACTGAGCGGCAATTTGGGCGTCTCCGTCACCTCGCACCAAAGCGTGGCCGAAGAGTTAAGCTCTGTGCTACCGGCCTCCTTCGAACTAGCGGTGATGGCGGCCGTGATAGCCATTGGTTTAGGTGTGCCGCTTGGCGTGTTGGCCTCCCAGAGTCAACATAAACTCACCCAAAATACCATTATGGCGATTACCCTGACGGGCTATTCTGTTCCTGTATTCTGGTTAGGTTTGTATTTGTCACTCTGGTTTGGTGTCGACTTAGGCTGGCTGCCCATTTCAGGGCAACTCAATCTTTTATATGAGATAAAACCCGTTACAGGATTTATGTTGGTCGACATTTTACTGTCTGATTCGGAATATCGCATATCTGCCTTTAAAGATGCCTTATTGCATATCGTTCTGCCCGCCACCACACTTGCAGTGCTACCTTTTACCGTGGTCGTACGCAGCACTCGCTCGGCAATGATGAATGTGATGAACCAAACCTTTATCCGCGCCGCCGAAGCCAGAGGCATGCACACCAATACCATTATTTTGCGCCACGCCTTACCCAACGCGCTGATCCCAGTATTAAAGCACTTAGGGTTAATGCTCGGAGCATTTGCGAGCTATGCGATTGTTGTTGAAATGATTTTCTCTTGGCCGGGTGTGGGTTCTTGGTTGGTGTCGGGTATTTATCAGCGGGATTATACGGTTATCCAGGGCGGGATTTTAGCCGTAGCCTTGTTGATCATCTTTTTAAGTATTTTGATTGAAGTGCTGCATACCGTCTTCAATCCCTTGAGCAGAAAAGATCTTTATGCCTCCAATTAA
- a CDS encoding ABC transporter permease subunit: protein MPPIKIYQEDQIASPMMRVWQNFSANPFALAGLWTIAFLLLLTLFGPMIAPFSPEAQDPRALLLPPSWDPSGTVAHFLGTDDLGRDIFSRLLHGAHLTFGMALMIVGTALFMGFIIGSLSGMMRGLKSSILGHLLDALLSIPSLLMAILVVAVMGPGLENVFWAVGIALTPQFVRSIHQSVHEELQKEYVTAARLDGANSLQIFWYVIMPNVWEVVIIQTTLAISAAILDIAALGFLSLGAQAPSPEWGAMVAQGMDNLLTAPWTVTIPGLAILFSVLAINLVGDGLRSALAPIRN from the coding sequence ATGCCTCCAATTAAAATTTATCAGGAAGATCAAATTGCCTCGCCGATGATGCGGGTCTGGCAGAATTTTTCGGCAAACCCCTTTGCCTTAGCGGGTCTGTGGACCATTGCTTTTCTGCTGCTGCTCACCCTGTTCGGACCAATGATTGCCCCCTTCTCCCCTGAGGCGCAGGATCCACGGGCATTACTGTTACCGCCCTCTTGGGACCCTTCGGGCACAGTGGCGCACTTTTTGGGGACCGACGATCTGGGTCGTGACATTTTTAGCCGCTTGCTGCATGGGGCACATTTAACCTTCGGCATGGCGCTGATGATTGTCGGTACTGCATTGTTTATGGGGTTCATCATCGGCTCGCTCTCCGGCATGATGCGTGGCTTAAAATCCAGTATTTTGGGGCACTTGCTCGATGCATTACTGTCTATCCCTTCACTATTAATGGCGATTTTAGTGGTTGCCGTCATGGGGCCAGGGCTTGAAAACGTCTTCTGGGCCGTGGGCATTGCCTTAACGCCACAGTTTGTACGCTCCATTCATCAATCGGTACATGAAGAGTTACAGAAAGAATATGTGACTGCGGCCCGTTTAGACGGTGCCAATTCGCTGCAGATTTTTTGGTATGTGATCATGCCAAACGTCTGGGAAGTGGTGATTATTCAAACCACGTTAGCTATTTCTGCCGCGATTTTAGATATTGCCGCCCTTGGCTTTTTAAGCCTTGGCGCCCAAGCTCCTAGTCCTGAATGGGGTGCAATGGTTGCCCAAGGTATGGATAATTTGTTGACCGCACCTTGGACTGTGACCATTCCAGGGCTGGCGATTCTTTTTAGTGTGCTCGCCATTAACTTGGTGGGCGATGGCTTGAGATCGGCGCTTGCGCCCATCAGAAACTAA
- a CDS encoding oligopeptide/dipeptide ABC transporter ATP-binding protein, with translation MPLLDVRNLTIELDTPHGRVRALEKVSLTLNAGEIHGLVGESGSGRSLLARAILGIPGPNWTITADRMMWDGNNLMAMTSKERRNLMGSDMAMIFQDPSGSLDPSQTVGSQLMQAMPKNPKAYFWQKHKHAKQTAQKWLHKVGIKNPQKVMSSYAWELSEGECQKVMIAMAIANQPRLLIADEPTNSMELSTQAQIFRLLSQLNQLQNVSILIISHELETLAQWCDHLSVLYCGQVMESGPTEELINQPYHPYTKALLDNMPDYSGIEAHKAIMPTLPGSAPALQHLPIGCRLGPRCPEAQKKCVNQPSLSHLRDRYFACHFPYHGETTNDDPTA, from the coding sequence ATGCCATTACTCGACGTTAGAAACCTGACCATTGAGCTCGACACGCCCCACGGCAGAGTCCGCGCCCTTGAGAAAGTGAGTTTGACCCTGAACGCGGGGGAAATCCACGGTCTCGTGGGTGAATCAGGCTCAGGCCGCAGTCTGCTCGCTAGAGCCATTCTTGGGATCCCAGGCCCCAATTGGACCATTACCGCCGACCGCATGATGTGGGATGGTAATAATCTGATGGCCATGACCTCGAAGGAGCGCCGTAATCTGATGGGTTCAGATATGGCGATGATCTTCCAAGATCCGTCTGGTAGCCTTGACCCTTCGCAAACCGTGGGTAGTCAGCTGATGCAGGCCATGCCTAAGAATCCTAAGGCTTACTTTTGGCAAAAGCACAAACATGCCAAACAGACAGCGCAAAAATGGCTGCATAAGGTCGGGATTAAGAATCCGCAAAAGGTCATGTCCAGCTATGCTTGGGAGCTTTCGGAAGGCGAATGCCAAAAAGTGATGATCGCGATGGCAATTGCCAACCAACCGCGATTATTGATCGCCGACGAACCGACAAACTCGATGGAGCTGAGCACTCAGGCACAGATTTTCCGCCTACTATCACAGCTTAACCAGCTACAAAACGTGTCGATTTTAATCATCAGCCACGAGCTTGAAACGCTAGCACAATGGTGCGATCACCTATCCGTGCTCTATTGCGGCCAAGTGATGGAGTCAGGCCCAACGGAAGAACTGATCAATCAGCCCTATCATCCTTACACTAAGGCACTCTTGGATAATATGCCGGATTACTCGGGGATAGAGGCGCACAAGGCCATTATGCCGACCCTACCAGGCTCGGCCCCCGCCCTGCAGCATCTGCCCATTGGTTGTCGCCTAGGGCCAAGATGCCCTGAGGCACAAAAGAAATGCGTTAATCAGCCAAGTTTGAGTCATTTACGCGACCGCTACTTTGCCTGCCATTTCCCTTACCACGGTGAAACGACAAATGACGACCCCACTGCTTAA
- a CDS encoding ATP-binding cassette domain-containing protein, translated as MTTPLLKVNDLFKRYDTGYKGFTRQYNDALAPVSFELNRGETLAIVGEAGSGKSTLARILVGAEPRSGGEIYFEGEALDSRNIKQRCRLIRMIFQDPNTSLNPRLTIGQLLDEPLRFNTELSAKERNGQVIDTLRKVGLLPEHADFYPHMISEGQKQRVAVARALMLNPKIIIADEALTALDLSVRSQILNLLLKLQKDLGLSYIFVSHNLNIIRHVSDKIMVLHKGVMVEKAPTEQIFNSPQHEYTQRLIQEQSLFVHKR; from the coding sequence ATGACGACCCCACTGCTTAAAGTTAACGATCTCTTTAAGAGGTACGATACCGGCTATAAAGGCTTTACTCGCCAATATAACGATGCCTTAGCACCGGTTTCATTTGAATTAAACCGCGGCGAAACCTTAGCTATCGTGGGTGAAGCGGGTTCAGGTAAGAGTACTTTAGCGCGTATTTTGGTAGGCGCAGAACCCCGCAGCGGCGGTGAAATTTACTTTGAGGGCGAGGCGCTGGACAGCCGCAATATTAAGCAGCGCTGCCGCCTTATTCGGATGATTTTCCAAGATCCCAATACCTCACTCAACCCAAGGCTCACCATTGGTCAATTACTGGATGAACCGCTGCGCTTTAACACTGAGTTATCCGCCAAGGAGCGTAATGGCCAAGTGATTGATACCTTGAGGAAGGTCGGTTTATTACCCGAGCATGCGGATTTTTATCCCCATATGATTTCCGAGGGGCAAAAACAGCGGGTTGCGGTGGCACGGGCACTGATGCTCAATCCGAAAATCATCATCGCCGACGAGGCTTTAACCGCCTTGGATCTCTCGGTACGCTCACAGATCCTTAATCTGCTGCTTAAACTGCAGAAGGACTTAGGCTTGTCCTATATCTTCGTGTCCCATAACCTGAATATTATTCGCCATGTCAGCGATAAAATTATGGTGTTACACAAAGGCGTGATGGTTGAGAAAGCCCCAACAGAACAGATATTTAATTCGCCTCAGCACGAATATACCCAAAGGCTGATTCAGGAGCAGAGCCTGTTTGTTCATAAGCGTTAA
- the fabV gene encoding enoyl-ACP reductase FabV — MIIKPKIRGFICTTTHPVGCEANVQEQIALTKAKGKIANGPKKVLVVGSSSGYGLSSRIAAAFGSDAATIGVFFEKPGTESKPGTAGWYNSAAFDKFAKAEGLYSKSINCDAFSHEAKQKVIELIKQDLGQVDMVVYSLASPVRKLPDSGELVRSALKPIGEVYTATAVDTNKDCIIEATVEPATEQEIADTVTVMGGQDWELWINALAEAGVLSDNCKTVAYSYIGTELTWPIYWHGALGQAKMDLDRAAKALNDKLATKGGSANVAVLKSVVTQASSAIPVMPLYIAMVFKKMRQEGLHEGCMEQIYRMFSERLFRADGAKPETDSNNRLRLDDWELREDIQQHCRDLWPQVTTENLSELTDYQEYKAEFIKLFGFGIEGIDYDADVNPYVEFDVIEL, encoded by the coding sequence ATGATTATCAAACCCAAAATTCGTGGATTCATTTGTACCACTACTCATCCCGTTGGTTGTGAAGCTAACGTTCAAGAACAAATTGCCTTAACCAAAGCGAAAGGCAAGATCGCCAACGGGCCGAAGAAAGTCCTCGTCGTTGGTTCATCCAGTGGTTATGGCCTGTCTTCACGCATTGCCGCCGCCTTTGGTAGCGATGCTGCAACCATTGGTGTGTTCTTCGAAAAGCCGGGTACTGAATCTAAACCCGGAACAGCAGGCTGGTATAACTCAGCTGCTTTCGACAAGTTTGCCAAAGCTGAAGGTTTGTACTCTAAGAGCATCAACTGTGATGCCTTCAGCCATGAAGCTAAGCAAAAAGTTATCGAGCTTATCAAGCAAGACTTAGGTCAAGTGGACATGGTGGTCTATTCATTAGCATCACCCGTGCGCAAACTGCCTGACTCTGGTGAGCTAGTGCGTTCTGCGCTAAAGCCAATCGGTGAAGTGTATACCGCGACCGCCGTAGATACGAACAAAGACTGCATTATCGAAGCCACCGTTGAGCCTGCCACTGAGCAAGAAATTGCCGATACTGTCACAGTGATGGGCGGTCAAGATTGGGAACTGTGGATTAACGCACTCGCCGAGGCTGGTGTATTAAGCGACAATTGCAAAACCGTTGCCTACAGCTATATCGGCACTGAGCTAACCTGGCCAATCTACTGGCACGGCGCATTAGGTCAAGCCAAGATGGACTTAGATCGCGCGGCTAAAGCCTTAAATGATAAGCTTGCAACCAAAGGTGGCAGCGCTAACGTCGCAGTGCTGAAGAGCGTTGTGACTCAAGCCAGCTCTGCCATCCCGGTGATGCCACTGTATATTGCGATGGTATTTAAGAAGATGCGCCAAGAAGGCCTGCACGAAGGCTGTATGGAGCAAATCTATCGCATGTTCAGTGAGCGTCTGTTCCGTGCCGATGGTGCAAAACCAGAGACTGACAGCAACAACCGTCTGCGTTTAGATGATTGGGAACTACGTGAAGATATCCAGCAGCACTGCCGTGATCTGTGGCCGCAAGTGACCACCGAAAACCTGTCAGAACTGACCGATTATCAAGAATATAAAGCCGAGTTTATCAAGCTATTTGGCTTTGGCATCGAAGGCATAGACTACGATGCCGATGTGAACCCATACGTTGAGTTCGATGTGATCGAGCTCTAA
- a CDS encoding TOBE domain-containing protein, with translation MKISARNTLSGKITAIEIGSVNNEVTIELAPGVVLTSVVTKASCERLNLKVGDSAYALIKASSVMIGVDD, from the coding sequence ATGAAGATCAGTGCACGTAATACCCTAAGTGGCAAAATTACCGCTATCGAAATTGGCTCAGTAAACAACGAAGTCACTATCGAACTGGCACCAGGCGTAGTGTTAACCTCAGTCGTCACAAAAGCTTCCTGTGAGCGTTTAAACTTAAAAGTGGGTGATTCAGCTTATGCACTCATTAAAGCCAGCAGTGTGATGATTGGTGTGGATGATTAA
- a CDS encoding SurA N-terminal domain-containing protein → MLEKIRDGSQGVIAKGILVLVILSFAFAGVSSYLGSQSDVPAAEVNGDKITKAELEQAYQSERARMEQQLGEMFAALSADERYLESIKQSVLERLVADKLIDQAAAAMGLRVSDEQIIAAIKSEPAFQTDGKFDNDRYQAILRQLGYQPQTFRSMMRVDMTRRQLTAALVGTEFVLPGEAKQLAELQGQTRDIRYLVVDSAPFLANASVTDEQVKNYYDTNQGQFMSPEKVSLEYVELNSADFAKDSKVTDEEAQAYYDEHKTQYVSNEKRLAAHILIGPGSDEAAAKAKAEDLAKQLDNGADFAELAKANSEDTLSAEQGGKLDWFEPGVMDPSFDTALFALKKGEHSAVVKTDFGFHIIKLLDVQPGTTVPFADVKAKIVAQLQEKKAVDQFYSLQSKLADTSYEVPDTLAETAKVVGVEIKTTPLFSRDDVPAALNKPDVVKAAFSDTVLRQGLNSEVLELEPNHVVVIRMKEHHDAGTMPLAEVKADISDRLKQDQANEAARAKAQELMTQVKAGAADVTLTAKAKLGRGAQDVDAAIVGKAFQMPTPSATPVVDTVGLANGYAVIALDKVNAAESVSDELVNALKQRLNAQYSEADYRGLIESLKANAKIDYPVEG, encoded by the coding sequence ATGTTAGAAAAGATCCGCGACGGTTCGCAAGGCGTGATTGCTAAAGGCATTCTCGTACTTGTGATTTTATCTTTTGCATTTGCAGGCGTTAGTAGCTATTTAGGCTCACAATCGGACGTCCCTGCCGCAGAAGTCAACGGTGACAAGATCACTAAAGCCGAGTTAGAGCAGGCCTATCAGAGCGAACGCGCTCGTATGGAACAGCAACTGGGCGAAATGTTTGCTGCGTTATCTGCCGACGAAAGATACCTAGAAAGCATAAAGCAGAGCGTACTCGAACGTTTAGTCGCCGATAAGCTGATCGACCAAGCTGCCGCCGCTATGGGGCTGCGAGTGTCTGACGAGCAAATTATTGCGGCGATTAAATCTGAACCCGCTTTCCAAACCGATGGCAAATTCGATAACGATCGTTATCAGGCAATTTTGCGTCAGTTAGGCTATCAGCCACAAACCTTCAGAAGCATGATGCGAGTTGATATGACTCGTCGTCAGTTAACTGCGGCGTTAGTGGGCACTGAATTTGTTTTACCTGGTGAAGCTAAACAATTAGCTGAGCTGCAAGGTCAGACTCGTGACATTCGTTATTTAGTGGTGGATTCTGCACCATTCCTCGCGAATGCCTCTGTGACTGACGAGCAAGTTAAAAACTACTATGACACCAACCAAGGCCAATTTATGAGCCCTGAGAAGGTGAGCTTAGAGTATGTAGAGTTAAATTCGGCTGATTTTGCGAAAGATAGCAAAGTGACCGATGAAGAAGCTCAGGCTTACTACGATGAACACAAGACCCAATATGTGTCTAACGAGAAACGTTTAGCGGCGCACATTCTGATTGGCCCAGGCAGCGATGAAGCGGCGGCTAAGGCCAAGGCCGAAGATTTAGCCAAGCAGTTAGATAACGGCGCTGATTTTGCTGAGTTAGCCAAAGCCAATTCTGAAGACACCTTAAGTGCGGAGCAGGGCGGTAAATTAGACTGGTTTGAACCTGGTGTAATGGACCCAAGTTTTGACACCGCGCTGTTTGCCCTGAAAAAAGGCGAGCATTCTGCTGTAGTGAAAACTGATTTTGGTTTCCACATCATCAAACTGTTAGACGTTCAACCTGGAACAACAGTGCCATTTGCAGATGTGAAAGCGAAGATTGTGGCTCAACTACAAGAGAAGAAAGCGGTCGATCAATTCTATAGCTTGCAGAGCAAACTGGCTGATACTAGCTACGAAGTACCTGATACCTTAGCCGAAACCGCTAAAGTCGTTGGCGTTGAGATTAAGACGACGCCACTGTTCTCACGTGATGATGTGCCTGCTGCATTGAACAAGCCTGATGTAGTTAAAGCGGCATTCTCTGACACTGTTCTGCGCCAAGGCCTAAACAGTGAAGTGCTTGAACTTGAGCCAAACCATGTAGTGGTTATCCGTATGAAGGAACATCACGATGCAGGCACTATGCCATTAGCAGAAGTGAAGGCCGACATTAGCGATCGCTTGAAGCAAGACCAAGCAAACGAAGCGGCTCGTGCTAAAGCACAAGAGCTGATGACGCAAGTCAAAGCGGGCGCTGCCGATGTGACCTTAACCGCTAAGGCTAAACTGGGCCGTGGCGCACAAGACGTTGACGCTGCTATTGTGGGTAAAGCTTTCCAAATGCCAACACCAAGTGCAACGCCTGTGGTTGACACTGTTGGGTTAGCTAATGGTTATGCTGTAATCGCACTGGATAAAGTCAACGCGGCTGAGTCTGTTAGCGATGAGTTAGTTAATGCACTGAAACAACGCTTAAATGCACAATACAGCGAAGCAGATTACCGCGGCCTGATTGAGTCACTCAAAGCGAATGCGAAAATCGATTACCCTGTTGAAGGTTAA
- the hupB gene encoding nucleoid-associated protein HU-beta, with the protein MNKSELIEKIASGADISKAAAGRALDSFIAAVTEGLKEGDKISLVGFGTFEVRERAERTGRNPQTGEEIKIAAAKIPAFKAGKALKDAVN; encoded by the coding sequence ATGAACAAATCTGAACTAATCGAGAAAATCGCTTCTGGTGCTGACATTTCTAAAGCCGCTGCTGGCCGTGCACTGGATTCTTTTATCGCAGCTGTGACCGAAGGTCTGAAAGAAGGCGATAAAATTTCTCTTGTTGGTTTTGGTACTTTTGAAGTGCGTGAACGTGCTGAGCGTACTGGTCGCAACCCACAAACGGGTGAAGAAATCAAAATCGCAGCAGCAAAAATTCCAGCATTCAAAGCTGGTAAAGCTCTGAAAGACGCTGTCAATTAA
- the lon gene encoding endopeptidase La — MTLEREAHIELPVLPLRDVVVYPHMVIPLFVGREKSIRCLETAMAQDKQIILVAQRDAELDEPTKDDIFEVGTVASILQLLKLPDGTVKVLVEGGRRARITRYTQEADFFVAKAEYLESEPLEDKEEEVLVRSAIGQFEGYIKLNKKIPPEVLTSLSGIDEAARLADTMAAHMPLKLEDKQSVLEMTNIGERLEYLMAMMESEIDLLQVEKRIRTRVKKQMEKSQREYYLNEQMKAIQKELGDLDEGHDEFEVLNRKIEEANMPSDAKEKAVAELNKLRMMSPMSAEATVVRSYVDWMTSVPWSQRSKIKRDLAKAQEVLDTDHYGLEKVKDRILEYLAVQSRVRQLKGPILCLVGPPGVGKTSLGQSIAKATGRKYVRVALGGVRDEAEIRGHRRTYIGSMPGKVIQKMAKVGVKNPLFLLDEIDKMSSDMRGDPASALLEVLDPEQNATFNDHYLEVDYDLSDVMFVATSNSMNIPGPLLDRMEVIRLSGYTEDEKLNIAKQHLLTKQIERNGLKANEIHIEDSAIVGIIRYYTREAGVRALERELSKICRKVVKMILLDKSIKSVTVTADNLKSFLGVQRFDYGKAESNNQIGQVTGLAWTEVGGDLLTIEATSVPGKGKLTYTGSLGDVMQESIQAAMTVVRARAEQLGINGDFYEKRDIHVHVPEGATPKDGPSAGAAMCTALVSSLTGNPVRADVAMTGEITLRGEVLPIGGLKEKLLAAHRGGIKLVLIPKENERDLEEIPANVIADLEIRPVRWIDEVLKLALERPVEGFEVVKNLA; from the coding sequence ATGACCTTAGAGCGTGAAGCGCATATCGAACTCCCCGTGCTACCACTGAGAGATGTGGTGGTCTATCCCCATATGGTAATTCCGTTGTTCGTTGGCCGAGAAAAATCGATTCGTTGTCTCGAAACGGCAATGGCCCAGGATAAACAAATTATTTTAGTCGCTCAGCGTGACGCTGAGTTAGACGAGCCGACCAAAGACGATATCTTTGAAGTGGGCACTGTAGCGTCTATTCTGCAACTCCTTAAACTGCCTGACGGTACGGTCAAAGTGCTGGTCGAAGGTGGTCGCCGCGCCCGTATTACGCGTTACACTCAGGAAGCAGATTTCTTTGTGGCTAAGGCAGAGTACCTTGAGTCTGAGCCTTTAGAAGACAAAGAAGAGGAAGTCTTGGTTCGCAGCGCGATTGGCCAATTCGAAGGCTATATCAAGCTCAATAAGAAGATCCCACCAGAAGTGCTTACCTCGCTTTCTGGCATCGATGAAGCGGCGCGCCTCGCCGATACCATGGCGGCTCATATGCCACTCAAGCTTGAAGACAAACAGTCTGTGCTTGAGATGACTAACATCGGTGAGCGTCTGGAATATTTAATGGCGATGATGGAGTCGGAAATTGACCTGCTACAGGTCGAGAAACGTATCCGTACCCGCGTTAAAAAGCAGATGGAAAAGAGCCAGCGTGAGTATTATCTGAACGAACAGATGAAAGCCATCCAAAAAGAATTGGGTGACTTAGACGAAGGCCACGACGAGTTTGAAGTCTTAAATCGTAAGATTGAAGAAGCTAACATGCCGAGCGATGCCAAAGAGAAAGCCGTCGCCGAGCTGAATAAATTACGCATGATGTCACCTATGTCTGCAGAAGCGACCGTGGTTCGCAGCTATGTTGATTGGATGACCTCAGTGCCTTGGAGCCAACGCTCTAAAATCAAACGCGATTTAGCCAAAGCCCAAGAAGTGCTGGATACCGATCACTACGGTCTGGAAAAGGTCAAAGACCGCATTCTGGAATACTTGGCAGTGCAGAGCCGTGTGCGTCAACTTAAGGGCCCTATCCTGTGCTTAGTCGGCCCACCAGGTGTGGGTAAAACCTCATTAGGTCAATCGATTGCGAAAGCAACTGGTCGTAAGTATGTGCGTGTTGCCTTAGGCGGTGTGCGTGATGAAGCGGAGATCCGTGGTCATCGCCGTACTTACATTGGCTCAATGCCGGGTAAAGTCATTCAAAAGATGGCGAAAGTGGGCGTGAAAAACCCCTTATTCCTGCTCGATGAAATCGACAAAATGAGCTCGGATATGCGTGGCGACCCAGCGTCAGCACTGTTAGAGGTGCTTGACCCTGAGCAAAACGCGACCTTTAACGACCATTACCTCGAAGTCGACTACGACTTATCCGATGTGATGTTCGTGGCGACCTCGAACTCGATGAATATTCCAGGTCCGCTTCTGGACCGCATGGAAGTGATTCGTCTGTCGGGTTACACCGAAGATGAGAAGCTCAATATTGCTAAGCAGCATTTACTGACCAAGCAAATCGAGCGTAACGGTCTTAAAGCGAACGAAATTCATATCGAAGATAGTGCGATAGTCGGCATTATTCGCTACTACACCCGTGAAGCCGGTGTGCGTGCACTCGAGCGCGAATTGTCGAAGATTTGCCGCAAGGTCGTGAAAATGATCCTGCTGGATAAATCCATCAAGTCAGTCACAGTGACCGCGGACAATCTCAAGTCTTTCCTCGGTGTGCAGCGTTTTGACTATGGCAAAGCGGAATCGAACAACCAAATCGGTCAAGTTACTGGTTTGGCGTGGACCGAAGTGGGCGGCGATCTGCTCACCATTGAAGCGACATCAGTACCCGGCAAAGGCAAGTTGACCTATACAGGCTCACTTGGCGATGTGATGCAAGAGTCGATTCAAGCGGCGATGACGGTCGTACGTGCCCGTGCGGAACAATTAGGTATCAACGGCGACTTTTATGAGAAGCGTGATATCCATGTTCACGTGCCAGAAGGGGCGACGCCAAAAGATGGTCCATCTGCTGGCGCGGCAATGTGCACTGCTTTAGTGTCTAGCCTAACGGGGAACCCTGTGCGCGCCGATGTGGCGATGACGGGGGAAATTACCTTACGCGGAGAAGTGTTACCAATTGGTGGTTTAAAAGAAAAACTGCTCGCGGCACACCGTGGTGGCATTAAATTGGTATTAATTCCAAAAGAAAACGAACGTGATCTGGAAGAAATTCCTGCCAATGTGATTGCAGATTTGGAAATTCGTCCCGTGCGTTGGATCGATGAAGTGTTAAAACTGGCGCTGGAAAGACCGGTTGAAGGCTTCGAAGTGGTTAAAAACTTGGCATAA